The DNA segment GTCATTCATTGGGTTCTACACAGAGTGAAAAGGTGAGTTTTCTTGGGTTCTACACAGAGTTTTCATCTAGGGGATCTTTAACAAATACTTGTAATTTTGGTATTCCTTCAGTTTCATGTGCTATTCGGATGATTTTTTATATGTGCAGTTGAATCTGCAGGCTGAAGTGGAACAGCTGCGTCTAGAATTACAAAATACTGTTGCCATGTACAAAGAAGCTTGTGAAGAGCTTGTCGACACCCAGAACAAGGTGACGAAACAAGCACTTGATAATGTTCTCTTATCAATGCTCTTGCAACAAATTCTACATTCTTATACAAAAGGTTCTGCATAGccatttatactttaatttgcaGGTCCGATTACTTTCTTCAGAATGCCTAGAGGAAGCAAGTAGAGTGAATGCTGCTCAGGAAAGAGAAGAAGCATTCAGAAAAATTGCtgcagaagagaaagtaaaactTTTGCAAGCAATGAAGGATGTTGAAGAGGCAAAACACTTGCTTTCTAGAGAAGCTAATGGAAGGCAGATGGCTGAACTGAATGCTCATAAAGAATCCTTGGAAAAGCAGAAATTTGTCGATGCACTCTTCTGCTGTGACAGAAGGTACAGAAAATACACTAGGGATGAAATCGAAGTGGCAACAGATTTCTTCTCCGTTAGTAATGTGATTGGTCAAGGAGGATACGGGAAAGTCTATAAATGTAGTCTTCATCGCACTCCTGTAGCTGTTAAGGTTCTTCAATCCGATGCATTAGACAGGAAAGAGGAATTTCTAAGGGAGGTAAGCTTCTGCAGCGTATACTTTATCGCTGCAGTCACGTTAACCAACTGATATGTTTTTCTGACGACCATAATCTTTTTGAAAAAGATTGCTCCTGCTCTGACCTCTATGCCATGTTCTTTTTGCAACCATAATATCGTTATCCATAAAGTTCATGAATTTTTATGCTAAGTCTCCATTTTGTGTATTAAGTGTTATGGTTAGTTTCTATTTTCGATTAAGCTTTTGGAGAAATGCTCCACTGGTAGCTCAATGTATCACTGCAATTATGACATAACAATTTCTCCCCGAAATTTGTTGCAGGTTGAAGTTCTAAGTCAGCTACACCATCCACatattgttttgcttcttggAGCTTGTCCAGAGAATGGTTGCTTGGTTTATGAATACTTGGAAAATGGTAGCCTGGAGGAACATATTCTCCAGAAAAGTGGAAAACCTCCTCTTCCTTGGTTTATTCGGTTCCGCATAGTTTTTGAAGTAGCTTCTGGACTTGCGTTTTTACACAACTCAAAGCCAGATCCTATTGTTCATAGAGATTTAAAACCGGGTAATATACTGTTAGATAGAAACTATGTTAGCAAAATTGGGGATGTTGGGCTCGCTAAGCTTATTTCAGATGTTGTGCCTGACAATATCACCATGTACAAAGACTCTATTCTTGCTGGTACTCTCTTCTACATGGACCCTGAGTATCAGAGAACCGGCACCGTCAGACCAAAATCAGATCTATATGCTCTTGGACTTACAACACTCCAGTTAGTGACAGCTCGGCATCCTAATGGACTTCTACTGGCAGTTGAAAATGCCATTAAAAATTGCTGCTTAGCTGACATTCTAGACAAGTCAATTACGGATTGGCCACTAGCTGAAACTGAAGAATTAGCTCGAATAGCATTAAAGTGTTCAAAGCTTAGATGCAGGGACAGACCTGATCTTGACACGGAGGTTCTGCCAATTCTCAAAAGACTGGTTGATGTTGCAGATGCTAGTTTAAAGTTGGGAAAGAACAATGTATATGCTCCAAGCTACTACTTCTGTCCGATCCTTCAGGTCAAAAACTGTTAGCAGAACCTGTTCATGTCTTAAGCACGATCTTGTATAGTTCATTCTCAAttatttttctgttctttttctttttggtgacACAGGAAGTGATGGATGACCCTCACATTGCTGCTGATGGTTTTACTTATGAGCATAGAGCAATAAAGGCATGGCTTGGGAAACACAACGTATCACCGGTTACAAAGCGTCAGCTTCAGCATTCTGTATTGACTCCTAATCACACATTACGCTCTGCCATACATGACTGGAAGTCACGGGTGACATTATCTAGTACGTAATATTAAGCAGGTGGCGGTTCCTTTTCTTGGAAGTTACTAGACATTGTTGCATGATGAAAAAGAAGCATCCATCTCATTCCCCGCAACCAAAGAAATCAAATTGGAAAAATGTGGGCACGGGCTGATGTATACAACAACTAGATTTGCACATAACATGTGATTTTTGTACAGCACAGAGTATGCACGAAAGAAGacatttttttccttaaaaggAAAAGAAGACACTCTTGTATAAAGACTTTTCTATTTATTAAGCTATCTTTAGAATATAATTCAAAATGTGAATACTTAGCATTATcaattattatatacatattttgtatCCTGGAGTATTATCACAGGCTTCAAACTTGTGTGAATTCTAGTGCATTTGCATCTGGATCTCGTGTAAATATTGCTGGCCTCCCGGATCGGCTAAGTGTGTAGGGAATACCTGCAATTTGGAACAATATTGCACTAAGATATCCTCTTTCTGTTTATAACCACAGAATTGCATGAGAATCTGCCATCAAGGCAAATTATTAACAAACAATGAGATATTGCTTGACATGGATGACCCTGGAATAAGGAAAAAAGGATTTTACCGGCTTTGTCAAGGATTGCTTGCAGCTTAGATACATCTCGAATTGAAATACAAGCATGACGGTCTCGGCCTCCATGTTCAGGTCTTCCGATTAAGGGGTCTGGATTTGGAAGTTCCATCAAATGTATCATCTCAGAACCCACCCACAACCAAGCACCTCTGTATGGAAGCTTATCATGTGGCCTAGCCTCATTTATTTCAAGACCTAATTTAACATTTAGAAGCAGATGCTCagtttctctctttctttcttgcaaaaataaatcaatatctaaaataTGAGTATAGAAAAGAGATTACATACCTAAAATATTCTGATAAAATTCAAGCGATCTTTCAAGGTTTTCACATAGAATTCCAACATGGTGAATACCAACAACTCCATAATCTACATCAATGACAATACTTAAATGTAATTCCATCCAAAATTGAAGAAGCATCAGATGTAGGAGAAAGCAACAAATATAATATACACTTTATTTTGCTTGTAAAGTCCACCGTAATGTGGCAAACTATGAACTAAGGCACCAAGGCAACTGCGTTTTGGATTCAATCCTCATCAAAATGATCCAGAGAGAGATTTTGCATTCATcttgtgttataaacaaattagGAATGAAATACAGATGACATGTTAATTTCCTTTgatgattttaaataaataaaaaaattcaaagatgctTCAAAAGCCAGATGAACTATAACAGGGTTAGAACTGATGCCAGTTTCATTCTCCATATTTCAGCTCTGAATAGCTTAAGAGAAACCATGGCTTCCAAGATTGTTTTCCCTGAAATCAGATATCTAATGAGACAGCAAGCAGTTACCTATCTTGTCACTGATACTAGCCGATTCTTTGTCCAGTACATTTCCTTCAACTGAACCCGCAGCTTTGGTCTTGAAACTTAACCTTTGACATCTTCCATTTCCAGGAAAAGTACAACAAATTTTGGAGGGTGTATTTGCAGATACGGCACTTGAACGATTCAACTgcaaaccaaaagaaaaagaaaaagaaattgaagaacaagggtattaaaaaaaaaaagaaccatcGAACTCAAGCTTTGTCTCAATCTGTGTAATCAAAGAGTACTCTAGAATTCGAATTGCAGCTCTCCTAACCCTAAGACCAAGTTTTTCATATTTGGGTCGAATAATAAATCCCAGTTTTCAAGAAACCAGAGAtttatttagtaaaaaataaaataaaatcaggtCATCAGCATACTTCTCAGTCAAATCTTAATCACCTTCAAATCATTTACCgaaattaaaagttttaattgaATGATAGAATCTTTTTGGCAGCTAATGAAGTTACCTTGAGTCGAAGAGAAATTGCTGCAGAGGGACTGAGAAGAGAGGCCATCGCTAAGCTTCAATCTCTTTCTGTTAATCCGTTCTCGTGTTCCCTTAAATGTTAAACTTGTTTTGAACCCTCTGCAAGCTTAAACCATTCATTTATCCGTGGCTCAGGTTTCTTCACAAATGAACAGAAGTCACAACCACTAGTTGAGAATTGGGGTAATTCTGCAATAAACAACAAATTCAAGTGAATTTCGTAAATATCGTTAATCATTGGGCATCTGAGCAAAACAAAAAGAACCCAAAAGATGTGACAAGGAAAGCAATAGTCCAATTCTTCTTTCAGTCCTTTTACtattcataaatttaaattttagtccctAGCTTGTTATTAATGAGCTTCAATTgttaacttaaaataataaagaaagtaAGTATAAAAATCAAAGGTAGAGATATTTAATTTAGTAGTGAgatataagaaaatgaaaatgagaatgaGTGTTGGCTTCTATGAATATCCATGTGGTGGAATGGAGTCAAAGTGGCTTGTTGGTTGAAAACGTGTAGGAATCCAAAGTCATAATTCACCATTAATAATCATTGTATTTGTGCATGTGTTTTTCATTTTGCTGCTCTCTATTtgtttaattgaataattaataaaAGTGATATAATAATCATCTTGATTTCATGCTTGAAACATGGCAGACATGGTAGGCAGTACAAGGATGTTCCCATCAATCTAGTATACAACAATTCAACACTTACCATTTTCCCAATTATGAATATGCAATCAacttttttcctcttcttcatCCACATTTTCTTGAAAAAGGAATAAACTtttaagttattaaaaattaaattaatgtaGTCAGTAATAACTCAATTAGTATCACGAAATTATTttcaatgtaaaaaaaatataaatttaaatgcaATGAGAtgtacaaaaaattaaattaatgcaATTATGTACCACTAGAAAAATCAAATTTATGTTTTCCtttcactaaaaaaaatttatgttttccTTCTCccttttaataaaatctattggatctaaattaaaaaaaacaattgagaTTGTTTGTTGCTTTTGGTATAAATtgcctatttcataaaaattatttaaagaagatacaagttttattttttatgaaagaGCACATAGATTCACCTTAGAATCcgagttttgaaaaataaagTTAAAGTGCGATAACAATATATGCAAAACAAAACGaatcaaaaaaaaaagggggCGATTGAGGTGCACCACAAGCATAATCTAGGGGCTTATAGGCcgcataaaaaaattattggacTCCAAAACAGTGAACAActattttattgattattttgagCGATCTAAGGGTTAtaagttttatgatcccacaattatGAATATCTTTGAGACGGGAATTGCAACATTTcttgaggatgttgagtttggatggagaaataaggttaaagacattgcttttgaggagGATTTGGATTCTAACTCAGTTCTTGCTATCACTTTTAATTTAGGCTAatcttttataataataaataataacatgtaattactctTATTATATGTGTGGTATCCATATTTTCTAACATAATCACGAAAAAAAGCTATAGCCACCTTGAAGAAGCAAACTAGGATGAGCTTAGAGTTGAAGTTGAACATTATATTGCCacaatacaaaataaaaattgaaaataaaactatCGTAGTGTCATACACTACAAAAGGTGGTTGATTCCCTAGTCAAACAAAAAGGGCAAACTCCCAACAAAAACCTTTAACAATGATGAGATGACAATAGAAGGTTTTCAACTTGTATTCAAGCTCAATtgttactattttttattataatattgtaaaaaattatttcttaaaaaatatttttttcccaaaaagagAGATCTCGGGATGTTGAGGTCTatgtaaaattcaaatataataatttttcgataaatcatattttgttttatttgaaaatatatatataaattgatagaaaccaaattttttcatatatatatattttgcttGGTGaaagttttgttttatatatatatattggtgtaAAACAAAACCTAACTAAACTAACTACCTAAAGCAACCATTTTCCCTACCATTCCAAGACTCTCTTAATATATCAGGTTCTAAATTGACTCTTCTGGACAAGTCTGAATTATGCACTATGTTGTATTGTTTTACccaatttattgaaattttaatgatGTCCATAAAATTCCAAGATGTACCTTGAAACACAAAAAGATTCCTATTTTTCCATATGCACTATACTAGTAAACCAAAAAGAGAAAACCAATGCACCCCGTTTCCCAACGTCCAACTAGACATCTCCAAATTTGATCCAATCCACTCTgagatattttcataaaaaaactgTGGCTGATAATTCCTTGGCACAAAGTACTTCCAAACATTTTTAGTATCTAGGCAATCTCTAAGGACATGTAAAATATCTTTAATCTCGTGATGGCACATTGGGCAGGACGTACTTTATCCAACTTGCTGGTTAGTAAATAGTCTTTGTTTGTAAACGAgccataagaaaaagaaaacataatgcGGTCCTTGATAATTTTAGACGGCTTTCCACTTAGTATCCTTTGCAACCTACGTATCTGCTTTAAACATATGATAGGCACTTTTAACCGAAAATCTTCCATTTGTTGTATGTACCCAAAAGATTTTATCAAGGCCAGTTAGAAGGTATGATGGCAGGATAATTGCAATCCTTTTAATAATTTCTTCTTGCAAACGTTCCTTAAAAGCCTccatatttcatgctccatcctCTGCTACCATATCTTTAAGAAAACAGTCCATGATAGGCCTATCTGTGGGGGGTACATACATCTTTAACAACCCTACTTTTAGGATCCAAAAATCTTCCCAACAGCAGACTGAGGTTCCTATTCCAATGTTCCAGCACAAGTTTTCCTTCAATAGTAGCCACACCTTTTTAATCCCTCTCCAAATAGTTGAGCAACTCCCTCTTTTAATATCTTCAGGGATCCTTTCTTTTAACCTATATTTGGAGTGTAAAACCCTGACCCATAAATCCTCTTCTGTGGTGACAATATTAtatcttaattttaataaaaaaagaggCATTTTGGTCTTCTAAACGCCGAAGCCCAAGGTCGCAACATAGGTGAGGTTGGCATACAGAGCCCTAGTCCACTAGTGCTAACTTTCCTATACCAGTATTAGAATCCCATATGAATTGCCTTGCCAAACACTCAATCTCTTCACatacttcttttgaaacttgCATAGATTGCATAAAGTAATTTGGAATAGATAGAAGGACTGATTGTGCCAAAGTGAACCTTCTTGCCATAAAGAGTTGTTTGCATCCCAATTGCATAACTTAGCTCTGACCTTTTCGACTTCAAATATTAAGGTAGCATTAGTAATTCTTTTATGAAAAAGTGAGATTCCTAAATAAGAGCCTATCTTGTAAACCTTTTGGAATCCCAAAAGCCTACTCAATCTGTTACTTAAGTTATCATCCACCCCTCAGGAAAAAGAACATATTAGTTTTTCGTGTATTAATCCAGTGCCTTGAGAAGCTACAAAATTTATCCATGATGCTTTTGAGTAGTAAACCATGTTTTATGTCAACTCTTAAAAAAATCACCAAGTCATCTGCAAATAAAAGGTGTGATAGGGGAGGTTCTATTTTTGTTAGCTTAATAAGAGTCCATTCGCCAGAGGCTTCAGCTGCTTTGATGCTATGCACTAACCACTccatacataaaataaataaataaggttaCAAAGGGTATCCTTTATGTACTCCTCTTTCTGGTTTGAATTTCGCTGTGGGTACTCTATTCCACAAGACTTGCATTATAGATGTTGTAACTGCAAACATAATCACTTTGCGTAGAAATTCCAATATAGTTTTTGCCTGAATAGATTTATCAGTAAAGTCCTATGAACCCTATCATAAGCTTTTTCTAAGTCAATTTTGACGGTCAGCCACTTTCTACTTTTTCCTCTCATAGAATGGATAACTTCTTGAACAATGGTAATATTGTCAGAGATATTCCTACCTATGATAAACCCCACCTGTTCCGGTGCAATAAGCTTGGGAATCACTACTTTGAGTCTATTAGCTATAACTTTCATAACCAGTTTGTAAAGAACGACACAGAGACTGATAGGTCAGAATTACGAGATCGCTTCAGGCTAAGAAGTCTTTGGGATAAGAACAATGAGCGTATTGTTTAATTCCAGATCAATAGGCCTGCCTTTGAAAACTTCCTTAACCCAACCACAGATTGTGCTCCTAATGCTATCCCATTGGTTCTGAAAGAATATGGCATGGTAGCCATCACTACCGAGAGCTTTTAATGTGGCCATGTCAAAAAGTGCTATTTTAATTTCATCGTTTGAGACTGCTTTATCTAGAAAGTCAATGTCACTCTACTCCAGCTGAGGAAAATGACTAACGGGCAAGTCCCCTGTCCCACTTGGTTTCTCTCAATACAGCTGTTGAAAGTAGTTTATTGCTTCAGTTTGGACTTCCTCTAGGTCGTAAAGCCATTCTCCGTTTCTATTACGTAAAGCATTAATGCGATTTAC comes from the Gossypium hirsutum isolate 1008001.06 chromosome A06, Gossypium_hirsutum_v2.1, whole genome shotgun sequence genome and includes:
- the LOC107897722 gene encoding U-box domain-containing protein 34 isoform X1 — protein: MEMSVGSANTGGSPTKLTTVAIAVKSGSDSRRAVRWVVENLKADRFVLVHVMPAVTSIPTPSGDQIPITEMDENVVAMYVQEVKLKFGQVFIPFLNLFKTSKVETVVLEDDYPAVGLLRYISEFGIQTLVLGSYSSNYMKRKLKGPGVPNSVLKCAPDTCDIRVVYRQRIITKQGTSSSGIKKHIYGPINASAESTAQNSFGTASSFELNYPYLHAFSSRGSLTNASSISHCHSLGSTQSEKLNLQAEVEQLRLELQNTVAMYKEACEELVDTQNKVRLLSSECLEEASRVNAAQEREEAFRKIAAEEKVKLLQAMKDVEEAKHLLSREANGRQMAELNAHKESLEKQKFVDALFCCDRRYRKYTRDEIEVATDFFSVSNVIGQGGYGKVYKCSLHRTPVAVKVLQSDALDRKEEFLREVEVLSQLHHPHIVLLLGACPENGCLVYEYLENGSLEEHILQKSGKPPLPWFIRFRIVFEVASGLAFLHNSKPDPIVHRDLKPGNILLDRNYVSKIGDVGLAKLISDVVPDNITMYKDSILAGTLFYMDPEYQRTGTVRPKSDLYALGLTTLQLVTARHPNGLLLAVENAIKNCCLADILDKSITDWPLAETEELARIALKCSKLRCRDRPDLDTEVLPILKRLVDVADASLKLGKNNVYAPSYYFCPILQEVMDDPHIAADGFTYEHRAIKAWLGKHNVSPVTKRQLQHSVLTPNHTLRSAIHDWKSRVTLSST
- the LOC107897722 gene encoding U-box domain-containing protein 34 isoform X2; protein product: MEMSVGSANTGGSPTKLTTVAIAVKSGSDSRRAVRWVVENLKADRFVLVHVMPAVTSIPTPSGDQIPITEMDENVVAMYVQEVKLKFGQVFIPFLNLFKTSKVETVVLEDDYPAVGLLRYISEFGIQTLVLGSYSSNYMKRKLKGPGVPNSVLKCAPDTCDIRVVYRQRIITKQGTSSSGIKKHIYGPINASAESTAQNSFGTASSFELNYPYLHAFSSRGSLTNASSISHCHSLGSTQSEKAEVEQLRLELQNTVAMYKEACEELVDTQNKVRLLSSECLEEASRVNAAQEREEAFRKIAAEEKVKLLQAMKDVEEAKHLLSREANGRQMAELNAHKESLEKQKFVDALFCCDRRYRKYTRDEIEVATDFFSVSNVIGQGGYGKVYKCSLHRTPVAVKVLQSDALDRKEEFLREVEVLSQLHHPHIVLLLGACPENGCLVYEYLENGSLEEHILQKSGKPPLPWFIRFRIVFEVASGLAFLHNSKPDPIVHRDLKPGNILLDRNYVSKIGDVGLAKLISDVVPDNITMYKDSILAGTLFYMDPEYQRTGTVRPKSDLYALGLTTLQLVTARHPNGLLLAVENAIKNCCLADILDKSITDWPLAETEELARIALKCSKLRCRDRPDLDTEVLPILKRLVDVADASLKLGKNNVYAPSYYFCPILQEVMDDPHIAADGFTYEHRAIKAWLGKHNVSPVTKRQLQHSVLTPNHTLRSAIHDWKSRVTLSST
- the LOC107897722 gene encoding U-box domain-containing protein 34 isoform X3; translated protein: MITTAGDQIPITEMDENVVAMYVQEVKLKFGQVFIPFLNLFKTSKVETVVLEDDYPAVGLLRYISEFGIQTLVLGSYSSNYMKRKLKGPGVPNSVLKCAPDTCDIRVVYRQRIITKQGTSSSGIKKHIYGPINASAESTAQNSFGTASSFELNYPYLHAFSSRGSLTNASSISHCHSLGSTQSEKLNLQAEVEQLRLELQNTVAMYKEACEELVDTQNKVRLLSSECLEEASRVNAAQEREEAFRKIAAEEKVKLLQAMKDVEEAKHLLSREANGRQMAELNAHKESLEKQKFVDALFCCDRRYRKYTRDEIEVATDFFSVSNVIGQGGYGKVYKCSLHRTPVAVKVLQSDALDRKEEFLREVEVLSQLHHPHIVLLLGACPENGCLVYEYLENGSLEEHILQKSGKPPLPWFIRFRIVFEVASGLAFLHNSKPDPIVHRDLKPGNILLDRNYVSKIGDVGLAKLISDVVPDNITMYKDSILAGTLFYMDPEYQRTGTVRPKSDLYALGLTTLQLVTARHPNGLLLAVENAIKNCCLADILDKSITDWPLAETEELARIALKCSKLRCRDRPDLDTEVLPILKRLVDVADASLKLGKNNVYAPSYYFCPILQEVMDDPHIAADGFTYEHRAIKAWLGKHNVSPVTKRQLQHSVLTPNHTLRSAIHDWKSRVTLSST
- the LOC107897722 gene encoding U-box domain-containing protein 34 isoform X4 encodes the protein MDENVVAMYVQEVKLKFGQVFIPFLNLFKTSKVETVVLEDDYPAVGLLRYISEFGIQTLVLGSYSSNYMKRKLKGPGVPNSVLKCAPDTCDIRVVYRQRIITKQGTSSSGIKKHIYGPINASAESTAQNSFGTASSFELNYPYLHAFSSRGSLTNASSISHCHSLGSTQSEKLNLQAEVEQLRLELQNTVAMYKEACEELVDTQNKVRLLSSECLEEASRVNAAQEREEAFRKIAAEEKVKLLQAMKDVEEAKHLLSREANGRQMAELNAHKESLEKQKFVDALFCCDRRYRKYTRDEIEVATDFFSVSNVIGQGGYGKVYKCSLHRTPVAVKVLQSDALDRKEEFLREVEVLSQLHHPHIVLLLGACPENGCLVYEYLENGSLEEHILQKSGKPPLPWFIRFRIVFEVASGLAFLHNSKPDPIVHRDLKPGNILLDRNYVSKIGDVGLAKLISDVVPDNITMYKDSILAGTLFYMDPEYQRTGTVRPKSDLYALGLTTLQLVTARHPNGLLLAVENAIKNCCLADILDKSITDWPLAETEELARIALKCSKLRCRDRPDLDTEVLPILKRLVDVADASLKLGKNNVYAPSYYFCPILQEVMDDPHIAADGFTYEHRAIKAWLGKHNVSPVTKRQLQHSVLTPNHTLRSAIHDWKSRVTLSST
- the LOC107897723 gene encoding uncharacterized protein isoform X1, whose protein sequence is MASLLSPSAAISLRLKLNRSSAVSANTPSKICCTFPGNGRCQRLSFKTKAAGSVEGNVLDKESASISDKIDYGVVGIHHVGILCENLERSLEFYQNILGLEINEARPHDKLPYRGAWLWVGSEMIHLMELPNPDPLIGRPEHGGRDRHACISIRDVSKLQAILDKAGIPYTLSRSGRPAIFTRDPDANALEFTQV
- the LOC107897723 gene encoding uncharacterized protein isoform X2, coding for MASLLSPSAAISLRLKLNRSSAVSANTPSKICCTFPGNGRCQRLSFKTKAAGSVEGNVLDKESASISDKIDYGVVGIHHVGILCENLERSLEFYQNILGLEINEARPHDKLPYRGAWLWVGSEMIHLMELPNPDPLIGRPEHGGRDRHACISIRDVSKLQAILDKADSHAILWL